The genomic region TAACCGTACTATTAAGTTATCAACACACTAGAAAAAATGAGGAGTCTCTCAATGAATCAATTAGCGACACACGAAGAACAATACCACGCCTTCCACAATGCAAAAAAAGAGCAAAAGCTACGTAACCGTGAAGCGGCGCAAGCCATCGGGATCACTGAAGGACAGGCGATTGCCAACGCCGTTGGCCGCGAGGCAGTACGTCTCAAGGGGCCGTTCCATGAAATCATTGCAGAGGTTCCCAAACTGGGCCGTGTGATGGCGCTGACACGCAATGAAGGCACGGTGCATGAGAAGATCGGCACTTATGAGAATGTATCCTTCGACCATGTCGGCTTAGTCGTGGGGCCAGATATCGACCTGCGCATTTTTTATTCGCAATGGAAACATGGTTATGCAGTCACCGAAGAGACCGAGAAAGGCACCCAGCGCAGCCTGCAGTTCTATGACGCCACGGGCACTGCAGTCCACAAGATCCACCTCAAGGATTTCAGCAATGTAGACGCCTGGAACAACCTGGTGCAGAAGTTTCGCAGCGAGGACCAGACGCCGGGAGAGGAAGTCGAAGCGGCCAAACCGGCACCTGCGGAAAAACCGGATAGCGAAATTGACCAAGAAGGCTTCAAGGCAGCCTGGTTGGCAATGAAAGATACGCATGATTTTTTCATGCTCTTGCGCAAGTTCGGTGTGGGGCGTACGCAAGGCCTGCGCCTTGCGCCTGAAGGCCATGCATACAAGGTGGACAACAATGCCGTCAAGCAAATACTGGAAGCAGCGGCG from Methylobacillus flagellatus KT harbors:
- a CDS encoding hemin-degrading factor, which produces MNQLATHEEQYHAFHNAKKEQKLRNREAAQAIGITEGQAIANAVGREAVRLKGPFHEIIAEVPKLGRVMALTRNEGTVHEKIGTYENVSFDHVGLVVGPDIDLRIFYSQWKHGYAVTEETEKGTQRSLQFYDATGTAVHKIHLKDFSNVDAWNNLVQKFRSEDQTPGEEVEAAKPAPAEKPDSEIDQEGFKAAWLAMKDTHDFFMLLRKFGVGRTQGLRLAPEGHAYKVDNNAVKQILEAAAADGTSIMCFVGNPGNIQIHTGPIKNVKELGPWINVLDETFNLHLRTDLIVESWVVKKPTEDGIVTSLEVFDKNGEIMAQFFGERKPGKPELEAWRNIVAQLSAVK